In Rhizobium gallicum bv. gallicum R602sp, the following proteins share a genomic window:
- a CDS encoding Tim44 domain-containing protein, with product MQSAVSRFAKIAAIAVLTSASVFAAYSDAEARRAGGFGGFGSRGTRTFQAPPVTRTAPAPAAPMERSMTPRPQTPATAQQPVNAQRSGGLFGGFGRSMIGGLIAGGLLGMLLGHGFGGGFGFLGMLLQIALIFGAVMLAMRFFANRRQPSYGAAGGRSASSYSNMSSNSNSSFSIPAIGSGAAGYQPQPRNDRPSDEIGLAQADLDQFEELLTKVQTAYGAEDYSTLRKLTTPEAMSYLAEELGENATNGVRNRVSEVKLLQGDIAEAWREDGQDYATLAMRYSSIDAMVDRDSGRLVSGDDRHPGESTEIWTFVRRTGSDWKLAAIQSTEQRAA from the coding sequence ATGCAGAGTGCCGTTTCGCGTTTTGCCAAGATTGCGGCGATAGCCGTTCTGACGAGCGCTTCCGTTTTTGCTGCCTATAGCGATGCCGAGGCGCGCCGCGCCGGAGGTTTTGGCGGATTCGGCAGCCGTGGAACGCGCACCTTCCAGGCGCCACCGGTCACACGCACCGCGCCTGCTCCGGCCGCGCCGATGGAGCGTTCGATGACGCCGCGCCCACAGACCCCCGCTACCGCCCAACAGCCTGTTAACGCGCAGCGATCTGGCGGTCTCTTCGGCGGCTTTGGCCGTTCGATGATAGGCGGCCTGATAGCCGGCGGGCTGCTCGGCATGCTCCTCGGCCACGGTTTCGGTGGCGGCTTCGGGTTCCTCGGCATGCTGCTGCAGATTGCCCTGATCTTCGGCGCAGTCATGCTTGCCATGCGCTTCTTTGCCAATCGACGCCAGCCGTCATACGGTGCGGCAGGTGGCCGGAGTGCCTCGTCCTACAGCAATATGTCGTCTAACAGCAATTCGTCGTTTAGCATTCCGGCAATCGGCTCAGGTGCTGCAGGCTATCAACCGCAGCCACGCAACGACAGACCAAGCGACGAAATCGGATTGGCGCAGGCCGATCTGGATCAGTTCGAGGAGCTGCTGACCAAGGTGCAGACCGCCTACGGCGCCGAGGACTATAGTACGTTGCGCAAGCTGACTACGCCCGAAGCCATGTCTTATCTCGCCGAAGAACTCGGCGAAAATGCCACCAACGGCGTGCGCAACCGCGTCTCGGAGGTCAAACTGCTGCAGGGTGACATTGCCGAAGCCTGGCGCGAGGACGGTCAGGATTATGCAACGCTTGCCATGCGCTACTCGTCGATCGACGCCATGGTCGATCGCGATAGCGGCCGCCTCGTTTCCGGTGACGATCGCCACCCCGGCGAAAGCACCGAAATCTGGACCTTTGTACGCAGAACCGGCAGCGACTGGAAGCTTGCCGCCATTCAGAGCACAGAGCAGCGCGCTGCCTGA
- a CDS encoding SDR family oxidoreductase, translating into MTITLSGKTVLITAAAQGIGRASAIAFQQAGAKVHATDINANALATLAADTGVSTHELNVLDEGAVKALVAEIGAVDVLFNCAGFVHAGSILEMQDADLEFAFDLNVKAMIRTIRAVLPGMLERKDGSIINMASVASSIKGVPNRFAYGVTKAAVIGLTKSVAADYVAEGVRCNAICPGTVESPSLQDRMRAQGDYDAARAAFIFRQPMGRLGTPEEIADLAVYLAGATYTSGQAYAIDGGWTI; encoded by the coding sequence ATGACCATCACTCTTTCCGGCAAGACTGTTCTGATCACAGCGGCAGCGCAAGGCATCGGCCGTGCCAGCGCAATCGCTTTTCAGCAGGCCGGCGCCAAGGTTCACGCGACGGATATCAATGCGAATGCGCTGGCAACGCTTGCCGCCGACACCGGGGTGTCGACGCACGAGCTAAACGTGCTCGACGAGGGGGCGGTTAAGGCATTGGTCGCTGAAATTGGCGCGGTCGATGTGCTCTTTAACTGCGCCGGCTTCGTGCACGCCGGATCCATTTTGGAAATGCAGGATGCCGACCTAGAGTTCGCTTTCGACCTCAATGTAAAGGCGATGATCCGCACGATCCGCGCCGTTCTTCCCGGCATGCTGGAGCGGAAGGACGGGTCGATCATCAACATGGCTTCGGTTGCCTCCAGCATCAAAGGTGTGCCGAACCGCTTTGCCTATGGCGTCACAAAAGCGGCGGTGATTGGCCTTACGAAATCCGTTGCCGCCGATTACGTCGCCGAGGGCGTCCGCTGCAATGCCATTTGTCCCGGCACGGTCGAGAGCCCGTCGCTGCAGGATCGCATGCGCGCGCAGGGCGACTATGATGCGGCCCGCGCTGCCTTTATTTTTCGCCAGCCGATGGGTCGTCTCGGCACGCCGGAAGAGATTGCAGACCTTGCCGTCTATCTTGCCGGTGCTACCTATACCAGCGGACAGGCCTACGCGATCGACGGCGGCTGGACGATCTGA
- a CDS encoding DUF6665 family protein, translating into MSFRPPRSFSDRPNSAFSPLEYELASERADALGRQGRKVEAALAKLAASTKSDNRTADREGLLNDASEAVWALFIQREICGLRNDRDLVTRYGIPGEVLARVGAIRR; encoded by the coding sequence GTGAGCTTCAGACCACCACGATCGTTCTCGGATCGGCCGAATTCCGCATTCAGCCCTTTGGAATACGAACTTGCCTCGGAGCGAGCCGATGCACTTGGTCGCCAAGGCCGCAAAGTCGAGGCAGCACTTGCAAAACTTGCCGCCTCGACAAAGAGCGATAATCGCACCGCTGATCGAGAAGGCCTCTTGAATGACGCCTCGGAGGCTGTTTGGGCATTGTTCATTCAGCGGGAGATCTGCGGACTCCGCAACGACCGGGACCTCGTCACACGCTATGGGATTCCTGGCGAGGTGCTTGCGAGGGTCGGGGCCATACGGCGATGA
- a CDS encoding L-fuconate dehydratase, producing the protein MTGITGLRVFDLRFPTSQSLDGSDAMNPDPDYSAAYVILDTDEPGLSGHGLTFTIGRGNEICCLAIKAMEHLVVGADLNQVLANPGGFWRHLTGDSQLRWIGPEKGAIHLATGAIVNAVWDLLAKQAEKPVWRLVAEMAAEEIADIVDYRYLTDVLTREEAVTILKRAEAGKAERIATLEKEGYACYTTSAGWLGYDDAKLRRLCQEAIDAGFNHVKMKVGRDLQDDIRRLRIAREVIGPDRYLMIDANQVWEVKQAIDWVKELAFAKPYFIEEPTSPDDVAGHRKIREAVRPVKVATGEMCQNRIMFKQFIAEGAIDIVQIDSCRMGGLNEVLAVLLIAAKYRLPVWPHAGGVGLCEYVQHLSMIDYVAVSGSKDGRVIEYVDHLHEHFLDPCVIKDAAYMPPSKPGFSTEMKAQSITDYTFKG; encoded by the coding sequence ATGACGGGCATTACCGGCCTTCGTGTCTTTGATCTTCGCTTTCCCACTTCGCAGAGCCTCGACGGCTCCGATGCGATGAATCCGGACCCGGATTATTCGGCGGCCTACGTTATTCTGGATACGGACGAGCCGGGACTTTCGGGCCACGGGCTCACTTTCACGATCGGCCGCGGCAACGAGATCTGTTGCCTGGCAATAAAGGCGATGGAGCATTTGGTTGTCGGCGCAGATCTTAACCAGGTTCTTGCCAATCCAGGTGGATTCTGGCGGCATCTGACCGGCGACAGCCAGCTTCGCTGGATCGGTCCGGAGAAGGGCGCCATCCACTTGGCGACGGGGGCCATTGTCAACGCTGTCTGGGATCTTCTCGCGAAGCAGGCGGAAAAGCCTGTGTGGCGGCTGGTCGCGGAGATGGCCGCGGAGGAAATCGCGGACATCGTCGACTACCGCTACCTCACCGACGTGCTGACGCGCGAGGAGGCGGTCACAATCCTGAAACGTGCCGAGGCGGGGAAGGCTGAGCGGATCGCAACGCTCGAGAAAGAAGGTTACGCCTGTTACACGACCTCTGCCGGCTGGCTCGGATATGATGATGCAAAGCTGCGCCGTCTGTGTCAGGAAGCGATCGACGCAGGTTTCAACCATGTAAAGATGAAGGTCGGCCGCGATCTCCAGGATGATATTCGCCGTCTGCGTATCGCCCGCGAGGTGATTGGCCCGGATCGTTACCTGATGATCGATGCCAATCAGGTCTGGGAGGTCAAGCAGGCAATCGACTGGGTGAAGGAACTAGCCTTCGCCAAGCCCTATTTCATCGAAGAGCCGACAAGTCCCGATGATGTGGCCGGACACCGGAAAATCCGTGAGGCGGTCCGACCGGTCAAGGTCGCAACCGGCGAGATGTGCCAAAACCGGATCATGTTCAAGCAATTCATCGCCGAAGGCGCGATCGACATCGTGCAGATCGATTCGTGCCGCATGGGCGGCCTGAACGAGGTGCTGGCCGTGCTGCTGATCGCAGCAAAATACCGTCTGCCGGTCTGGCCGCATGCGGGCGGCGTCGGCCTTTGCGAATATGTGCAACATCTGTCAATGATCGACTACGTTGCCGTGTCGGGCAGCAAGGACGGCCGCGTGATCGAGTATGTCGATCATTTGCACGAACACTTCCTCGACCCGTGCGTGATCAAGGACGCAGCCTATATGCCGCCGTCAAAGCCTGGTTTTTCAACTGAAATGAAGGCGCAGTCGATTACCGACTACACCTTCAAGGGCTGA
- a CDS encoding amidohydrolase family protein, whose protein sequence is MRRVDCHMHFWTLAMEPYYSLWMSQDDKVLYRDYGPRDAAPLMEKNNVEGVVVVSAASSVHETGYLLGLADGRDFIKGVVAWLDLLAPTATDDLGNWARFAKLKSIRPYLQDLPEEDWILKKELDPAFRAMIDHGLRFDALIKPRHILNTVRFIERYPDLPVIVDHMAKPEIGSGNFEPWRRDMERFRDLDHVHCKISGIVTEDGPDWTPERLQPYLETVFDIFGPDRLVFGSDWPVVNLVADYSRWIETLDRAMKSLPAADQQKIWASNGERFYGL, encoded by the coding sequence ATGCGGCGCGTTGATTGCCATATGCATTTCTGGACGCTGGCGATGGAGCCTTACTATTCGCTGTGGATGTCGCAGGATGACAAGGTGCTTTATCGTGACTATGGGCCGCGCGATGCCGCTCCGCTCATGGAGAAGAACAATGTCGAGGGCGTCGTTGTCGTATCGGCTGCGTCTTCTGTTCATGAAACCGGCTATCTTCTCGGTCTTGCCGACGGCCGGGATTTCATCAAGGGCGTTGTTGCCTGGCTTGATCTTCTCGCGCCGACGGCCACCGACGACCTTGGGAACTGGGCACGCTTCGCGAAGCTGAAGAGCATCCGTCCCTATCTTCAGGATCTGCCTGAAGAAGATTGGATCCTGAAAAAAGAGCTCGATCCGGCTTTCCGCGCCATGATCGACCATGGACTGCGGTTTGACGCACTGATCAAGCCGCGACATATCCTCAACACGGTGAGGTTTATCGAGCGCTATCCCGATCTGCCGGTGATCGTCGATCATATGGCCAAGCCCGAAATCGGAAGCGGCAACTTTGAACCCTGGCGGCGCGACATGGAACGCTTCCGTGATCTCGACCATGTACATTGCAAGATCTCCGGTATCGTGACCGAGGACGGGCCGGATTGGACGCCGGAGCGGCTTCAACCTTATCTCGAGACGGTGTTCGACATTTTCGGACCCGATCGCCTCGTCTTCGGCAGCGACTGGCCTGTCGTCAATCTCGTCGCGGATTACAGCCGCTGGATCGAGACGCTCGATCGCGCCATGAAGAGCCTGCCCGCCGCCGACCAGCAAAAGATCTGGGCGTCAAACGGTGAGCGATTTTACGGGCTTTGA
- a CDS encoding autoinducer 2 ABC transporter substrate-binding protein, with amino-acid sequence MRKLLVAAFAASLSLAAALGALAQEPGKVGVVVKIGGIPWFNAMEAGIKEKGAALGIDAFMIGPTSADPALQVRAIEDLIAQGVKVIGVVPNDAKVLEPVLTKAKENGIIVITHESPGQKGADWNFELASANGFGEAHAELLAKKMGGKGKYAVFVGSLTVPLHNAWADAAIAYLKEKYPEMEVVGERYGVAEDADKSRSTALDLISANPDLKGFLAFGSQGPIGAGRAVEERRKVGEIFVLGPFSPGQGQKLIKADAISGGFMWNPKQAGEVFVTLADKLMKGEEIKAGDEIEGLGKINPTGNDIIVDQLVTINKDTVDELAAMGL; translated from the coding sequence ATGAGGAAATTGCTTGTCGCCGCATTCGCGGCTTCGCTGTCGCTGGCAGCCGCTTTGGGCGCCTTGGCGCAGGAGCCCGGTAAGGTCGGTGTCGTCGTCAAGATCGGCGGCATCCCGTGGTTCAATGCGATGGAGGCCGGCATTAAGGAGAAGGGAGCCGCGCTCGGTATCGATGCCTTCATGATTGGCCCGACCAGTGCCGACCCGGCGCTGCAGGTGCGCGCCATCGAGGATCTCATCGCCCAGGGCGTCAAGGTGATCGGCGTCGTGCCCAACGATGCGAAAGTGCTGGAGCCGGTTCTCACCAAGGCCAAGGAAAACGGCATTATCGTCATCACGCATGAATCACCCGGTCAAAAGGGCGCGGATTGGAATTTCGAACTCGCCTCGGCCAACGGCTTCGGCGAAGCGCATGCCGAGCTTCTTGCAAAGAAGATGGGCGGCAAGGGCAAATATGCAGTCTTCGTCGGCTCGCTCACCGTGCCGCTGCACAATGCCTGGGCCGATGCGGCGATTGCCTATCTCAAAGAGAAATATCCGGAGATGGAAGTGGTCGGCGAGCGCTACGGCGTTGCTGAAGATGCCGACAAGAGCCGGTCGACTGCGCTCGATCTGATTTCGGCCAATCCCGACCTCAAAGGCTTCCTCGCCTTCGGCAGCCAGGGGCCGATCGGCGCCGGCCGTGCCGTGGAAGAGCGCCGCAAGGTTGGCGAGATCTTCGTACTCGGCCCCTTCTCACCGGGCCAGGGCCAGAAACTTATTAAAGCCGACGCGATTTCCGGCGGATTCATGTGGAATCCGAAACAGGCCGGCGAAGTCTTCGTGACGCTCGCCGACAAGCTCATGAAGGGCGAGGAGATCAAGGCGGGTGACGAGATCGAAGGCCTTGGGAAGATCAATCCGACCGGAAATGATATTATCGTCGACCAGCTCGTGACCATCAACAAGGATACGGTCGACGAACTCGCGGCCATGGGCCTCTAA
- the ppk2 gene encoding polyphosphate kinase 2, with protein MGTSKDDLDKPDWLEAELADTLDEDYELELSEPALSEEIRKIYRTSHPPPMPRVDYFRALLALQAELIKLQDWVSYHREKVVVIFEGRDSAGKGGVIKRITQRLNPRVVRVVALPAPSDREKTQWYFQRYVPHLPAGGEIVLFDRSWYNRSGVERVMGFATEDEVEQFFNDVPEFERMLVRSGIRLVKYWFSITDEEQQMRFLMRIHDPLKQWKLSPMDLQSRVRWEAYTKAKEETFARTNIAEAPWYIVEGNDKKRARLNCIDHLLKQIPYEDVPHEDITLPERVFNPDYERKVLPPELYVPPKY; from the coding sequence ATGGGTACGTCAAAGGATGATCTCGATAAACCAGACTGGCTGGAAGCCGAATTGGCCGATACGCTCGACGAGGACTACGAACTCGAGCTCTCCGAACCGGCGCTGTCGGAAGAAATCCGCAAGATCTATCGCACGTCGCATCCGCCCCCGATGCCGCGTGTCGATTACTTCCGCGCTCTTCTGGCGCTGCAGGCCGAGCTGATCAAATTGCAGGACTGGGTCTCCTATCACAGGGAGAAGGTCGTCGTGATCTTCGAGGGACGCGACTCGGCCGGCAAGGGCGGCGTGATCAAGCGCATCACGCAGCGGCTCAACCCTCGCGTGGTGAGAGTGGTCGCGCTGCCGGCTCCTTCGGACCGCGAGAAAACCCAATGGTATTTCCAGCGTTACGTGCCACATCTGCCGGCCGGTGGCGAGATCGTGCTGTTCGATCGGTCCTGGTATAATCGGTCCGGCGTTGAGCGCGTCATGGGTTTTGCGACCGAAGACGAGGTGGAACAATTCTTCAACGATGTGCCCGAATTCGAGCGCATGCTGGTGCGCTCCGGCATCCGGCTGGTCAAATACTGGTTCTCGATCACTGACGAGGAACAGCAGATGCGTTTTTTGATGCGCATTCACGATCCCCTGAAGCAATGGAAGCTGTCGCCGATGGACTTGCAATCGCGCGTACGCTGGGAAGCCTATACCAAGGCAAAGGAAGAGACCTTCGCCCGCACGAATATCGCTGAGGCGCCCTGGTACATCGTCGAGGGCAACGACAAGAAGCGGGCCCGCCTCAACTGCATCGACCACCTGCTTAAGCAGATTCCCTACGAAGACGTGCCGCATGAGGACATCACGCTCCCAGAGCGCGTTTTTAACCCCGACTACGAACGCAAGGTCCTCCCGCCGGAGCTCTACGTGCCGCCAAAATACTGA
- a CDS encoding TIGR01458 family HAD-type hydrolase has translation MISGVLLDLAGVIYDGEEVIPGATDAVARLREAGLLIRFVSNTTRSNKQALLQRLAGLGLYATSDELFTPAQAAREWLDKHDRSPYLLVHPDLALDFHDLAGGPQKALVVGDAGEAFDYQTLNAAFRELVTGAEFLGLAPNRTFQDVDGKLSLDAGAFIAALEFASQRRATILGKPSPEFFLSALASMNCPKAKAVMVGDDAETDVAGALQAGLSKAVLVRTGKYRRGDDTRFQPSPTVTVDDISAAADWILAARNI, from the coding sequence ATGATCAGCGGAGTACTTCTGGATCTCGCTGGCGTTATCTATGACGGCGAGGAAGTCATACCGGGCGCTACCGATGCTGTTGCGCGCTTGCGCGAAGCCGGCCTACTCATCCGGTTCGTGAGCAATACGACACGCTCGAACAAGCAGGCGCTCTTGCAGCGACTTGCAGGACTTGGACTTTACGCCACAAGCGATGAGCTCTTCACCCCGGCGCAAGCCGCGCGCGAGTGGCTCGATAAGCACGATCGATCGCCATACCTGTTGGTTCATCCCGATCTTGCGCTGGATTTCCACGACCTGGCAGGAGGGCCACAGAAGGCTCTTGTTGTCGGCGACGCCGGCGAGGCTTTCGATTACCAGACCCTGAATGCCGCATTTCGCGAGCTGGTCACGGGCGCGGAATTCCTGGGGCTCGCGCCAAACCGGACGTTCCAGGATGTTGACGGTAAACTCAGTCTCGACGCGGGCGCATTTATCGCGGCGCTGGAGTTCGCAAGTCAGAGGCGTGCCACTATCCTGGGAAAGCCGTCGCCCGAATTCTTCCTGTCCGCGCTCGCCAGCATGAACTGTCCGAAAGCAAAGGCCGTCATGGTGGGCGACGACGCGGAAACGGACGTCGCGGGTGCCTTGCAGGCCGGACTTTCCAAAGCAGTGCTCGTCCGTACAGGCAAGTATCGTCGCGGGGACGACACACGATTTCAGCCTTCGCCAACTGTAACGGTCGACGATATCTCTGCAGCGGCAGACTGGATTCTCGCGGCCCGCAATATTTAA
- a CDS encoding YbaK/EbsC family protein: protein MSFESVRAFFSAHAPEIEIIETAESSSTVALAAEAHGVEPGQIAKTICLRVGDETMLVVASGTARLDNRKFKDAFGGKGRMLGPEEVLEVTSHPVGGVCPFGLPVPLPVYCDVSLKRFDEVVPAAGSTHSAVRIATERLAELTRAKWVDVCQ, encoded by the coding sequence ATGAGCTTTGAATCCGTCCGCGCATTTTTCAGCGCACATGCACCTGAGATCGAAATCATCGAAACCGCCGAAAGCTCTTCGACGGTGGCGCTTGCGGCCGAAGCGCACGGAGTCGAGCCGGGGCAGATCGCCAAGACGATCTGCCTCAGGGTCGGTGATGAGACGATGCTCGTTGTCGCAAGCGGCACGGCTCGCCTCGACAATCGAAAATTCAAGGATGCATTCGGCGGCAAGGGCCGCATGCTTGGACCGGAAGAAGTTCTGGAAGTCACCAGCCATCCGGTGGGCGGTGTCTGCCCCTTTGGATTGCCCGTCCCACTTCCAGTCTATTGCGATGTTTCATTGAAGCGTTTCGACGAAGTCGTGCCGGCGGCCGGTTCCACGCATTCGGCGGTCCGTATCGCGACGGAGCGGCTGGCCGAACTCACCAGAGCCAAATGGGTCGATGTCTGCCAATAA
- a CDS encoding sugar ABC transporter ATP-binding protein translates to MESPTGADVQRPLLSMKNINMTFGGVRALRDVSFEVRPGEVHCLAGENGSGKSTLIKVITGVYRPQAGAAIEYDGQRYTHMSPVTAQASGIQVIWQDLALFPEMSVAENIAFHTVLGHRPRRVDHKAMRDTAERVLARLGVTLDVDLPLREYAVAQRQIVAIARALVGEAKVVFMDEPTASLTQSETDHLLEIVRNLSASGVAVVFVSHRLAEVLEISHRITVLRDGGLVGVYPAEGMTQSRISELMTGKIFDHAVRAQSHDGAAPVIAVEGLTRRGEFRNISFSVRRGETLGITGLLGAGRTELALTLFGMRRPDRGTIRLDGKPVRFSSNRDAIAAGIAYLSEDRLSLGLIQPQSIADNLVISSLRKILSHGFISERKKHGLAARWISDLGIKIGLQQDAISTLSGGNQQRIAIAKWLATDPKLLILDAPTVGVDVGARAGIFDIVARLAQSGLSIILISDEVPEVYFNADRVLHMAQGEIAGEYDPRATSLRDMEAAVYA, encoded by the coding sequence ATGGAATCTCCAACTGGCGCAGACGTCCAACGACCTCTGTTGTCGATGAAGAACATCAACATGACCTTCGGCGGTGTGCGCGCGCTCCGCGACGTCTCCTTCGAGGTGCGGCCGGGCGAGGTGCATTGCCTCGCCGGTGAAAACGGCTCCGGCAAGAGTACCCTCATCAAGGTCATCACCGGGGTCTATCGCCCGCAGGCCGGTGCTGCAATCGAATATGACGGACAGCGCTATACGCATATGTCGCCAGTCACAGCGCAAGCCTCCGGCATTCAAGTGATCTGGCAGGATCTCGCGCTCTTCCCGGAAATGTCGGTGGCAGAAAACATCGCTTTCCACACTGTCCTCGGCCATCGCCCGCGCCGGGTCGACCACAAGGCCATGCGCGACACCGCCGAACGTGTGTTGGCGCGCCTCGGCGTTACCCTCGACGTCGATCTGCCGCTGCGCGAATATGCGGTCGCCCAGCGGCAGATCGTGGCGATCGCACGAGCCTTGGTCGGCGAGGCAAAGGTCGTCTTCATGGACGAGCCTACTGCTTCGCTGACGCAGTCAGAAACCGACCATCTGCTTGAGATCGTCCGTAATCTTTCCGCCTCGGGCGTCGCCGTCGTCTTCGTCAGCCACCGACTGGCCGAGGTGCTGGAAATATCGCACCGTATCACCGTGCTGCGCGACGGCGGGCTTGTCGGCGTCTATCCGGCCGAAGGCATGACGCAGTCGCGCATCTCCGAACTCATGACCGGCAAGATTTTCGACCACGCCGTGCGCGCCCAATCGCATGATGGGGCTGCGCCTGTCATTGCGGTTGAGGGGCTGACACGACGCGGTGAGTTTAGGAATATCTCCTTTTCCGTCCGCCGCGGCGAGACGCTCGGCATCACCGGTCTGCTGGGTGCCGGCCGCACGGAACTGGCACTGACGCTCTTCGGTATGCGCCGTCCCGATCGCGGCACCATCAGGCTTGATGGCAAGCCCGTGCGCTTTTCCTCCAATCGGGATGCGATCGCTGCCGGCATTGCCTATCTCTCCGAAGACCGCCTGTCGCTTGGGCTCATCCAGCCGCAATCGATTGCCGACAACCTGGTGATTTCCTCCCTGCGCAAAATTCTGTCCCACGGATTCATTTCGGAGCGTAAGAAGCACGGTCTTGCAGCCCGCTGGATTTCCGATCTTGGTATAAAGATTGGGCTGCAGCAGGATGCCATTTCGACTCTGTCGGGCGGCAACCAGCAGCGTATTGCCATCGCAAAATGGTTGGCGACCGACCCTAAGCTGCTGATCCTCGACGCACCTACGGTCGGCGTCGACGTCGGTGCGCGCGCCGGTATCTTCGACATCGTGGCACGGCTTGCGCAAAGCGGGCTTTCCATCATCCTCATCTCCGACGAGGTGCCCGAGGTCTACTTCAACGCCGACCGGGTGCTGCACATGGCGCAGGGGGAGATCGCCGGCGAATACGATCCGCGCGCGACATCGCTTAGGGACATGGAGGCTGCCGTCTATGCGTAG
- a CDS encoding LacI family DNA-binding transcriptional regulator, producing the protein MKNAMRKKATIYDLSVLSGSSPSTVSAVLNGTWRKRRIKEATAALIRELAEKYQYTANRQAQGLRSSRSGLVGLLLPVHDNRYFSSMAQTFEAHVRSKGQCPIVVSASRDPQEERETAATLISYSIDELFICGATDPDGVHEVCEKAGLKHINIDLPGSKVPSVISDNYEGARMLTEAIIRQFPADKPLAPEELYLFGGRNDHASHERIRGFRAVKRDLLAGDPDICIQTTGYSPNNTRLAFEAFYEREGRLPRALFVNSSINFEGFLRFMAGHPHETFSDMVVGCYDYDPFASFLPFPVIMIRQDIESMLAKAFEVMEEPRPAPTVHMIRPELIKPRTALAGPLDALKDID; encoded by the coding sequence ATGAAGAACGCCATGAGGAAGAAGGCGACGATCTACGATCTGTCGGTGCTGTCGGGCAGCTCGCCCTCGACAGTCAGCGCCGTGCTGAACGGCACTTGGCGCAAGCGCCGCATCAAGGAAGCGACCGCCGCACTGATCCGCGAACTTGCAGAGAAGTACCAGTATACAGCAAATCGCCAGGCCCAGGGACTACGCAGTTCCCGGTCCGGCCTTGTGGGTCTGCTGCTGCCGGTCCACGACAATCGCTACTTTTCTTCCATGGCCCAGACTTTTGAGGCGCACGTGCGCAGCAAGGGCCAGTGCCCCATCGTCGTCAGCGCCAGCCGCGATCCCCAGGAAGAGCGCGAAACGGCAGCGACGCTCATTTCCTATTCGATCGATGAGCTCTTCATCTGCGGCGCGACCGATCCAGACGGCGTACACGAGGTCTGCGAGAAAGCGGGGCTGAAGCACATCAACATCGATCTTCCAGGCAGCAAGGTTCCCTCCGTCATCAGCGATAACTACGAGGGCGCGCGGATGCTGACAGAAGCGATCATCCGCCAATTCCCGGCAGATAAGCCCCTTGCACCCGAAGAGCTCTACCTCTTCGGCGGCCGCAATGACCATGCGAGCCACGAGCGCATCCGCGGCTTTCGCGCCGTCAAACGCGACCTGCTCGCAGGCGATCCCGATATTTGCATTCAAACAACGGGCTATTCGCCAAACAACACGCGCCTGGCCTTCGAAGCGTTCTACGAGCGGGAAGGCCGGCTGCCGCGCGCTCTCTTCGTTAATTCATCCATCAACTTCGAAGGTTTCCTCCGTTTCATGGCTGGTCATCCGCACGAGACCTTCTCCGACATGGTAGTCGGCTGCTACGACTACGATCCCTTCGCCTCTTTCCTGCCCTTTCCCGTGATCATGATAAGGCAGGATATCGAGAGCATGCTGGCAAAGGCGTTCGAGGTCATGGAAGAGCCGCGTCCTGCACCAACCGTTCACATGATCCGGCCGGAACTTATCAAACCCCGCACGGCGCTGGCCGGCCCGCTCGACGCATTGAAGGACATCGACTGA